From Bacteroidales bacterium:
AATACTGCCTTCATTCATAAGTAAAATGCCTTCCGAAAATCCTTTTATAAGATTGGTAAGCGGAAAATCTGCGGGTTGATTTCTTTCGTAGGAAGAATCGAAAACCCTGCCATCAATAAACTTGCCTTCATAGTTTACAGTAACTGTACTTTCCATGGTTGGTTTAGCCCCGTTACCCTGTTGAATAACTTTGTATTGCAGGCCAGATGCAGTGGTTAATATACCTGGTTTATTCTTGTTTTCTTCAAGAAATTTATTATCTTCTTCATTTTTCAATTTTGCATTTTTTGCATTTCTAATTGCTATTTTTTCCTCCATATATTTTCTGAAATTATCCATAATTGCCTTGGTAAGTTCTAATGGAAACAACATATGGTCTGGCCCGTTAAGCGCATCATTTACACCTTG
This genomic window contains:
- a CDS encoding FKBP-type peptidyl-prolyl cis-trans isomerase codes for the protein MKKFFALIIIITLGHSANSQTGKIQLKTFDDSVAYTIGCNIGNNLKGSLTKDSLMFNYDIISQGVNDALNGPDHMLFPLELTKAIMDNFRKYMEEKIAIRNAKNAKLKNEEDNKFLEENKNKPGILTTASGLQYKVIQQGNGAKPTMESTVTVNYEGKFIDGRVFDSSYERNQPADFPLTNLIKGFSEGILLMNEGSIYELFISSDLGYGDAGTQGIPGGSALIFKVELIKVK